Proteins encoded in a region of the Zea mays cultivar B73 chromosome 4, Zm-B73-REFERENCE-NAM-5.0, whole genome shotgun sequence genome:
- the LOC103654098 gene encoding uncharacterized protein isoform X1 — protein MEPPSPPATHSAAVRVLSRTPPPTSPNPSSTGPAAPSPASRDGVVAVGFVGAAGTARLADRILDAHVFSPGGSAGSLAGRVRYHRDAGKRMVFLHLTPPPPAPLEAVAGCCDDGELPEMLFMFSVCHVIIFLQQGFRFNTQTLKKFRLLQSSKHALAPFVKPLVAAAMPARTVASDTPTRATHRASSVSPPTRRGGHAGRQSSAISLMSGTSSTPSVLPGQCIPVLLFVFEDDAVDVSSAAASPDDIGDASSSNQGSTPDGLPKQSLASKSSGSVIMLSRAANKSEGSSGKKLHSSLEGQIRVLIKKCRVLAGMEPGHIGPRGVSNMSHHLPLFSLDTSRVVALLERYINKKQEPLDTIAGLFEDSLCSKSPLDILSLENNYHPTNHDDFQLIKDFIFRQSDALRGKGGYSSNASAGSVAGVGMVAAAAAAAAASAASGKPVNAPDLPTFDKWLSISTSILTALLSGRNVLRCQSESKTHTSPTEKNGQLPVGSNAIEIALSCLESNNGLNMKFSSSWCQRVLPAAKEIYLKGLPAFYPTRMHEVQLQKALRSFGSMVKGPAVRVFSKKLEDECRAIWESGRQQCDAVSLTGRPCKHRRHGDFFSSDAMEQHSSGYVFLHACSCGRSRRLRDDPFDFQTANVSFNCFQNCDDLLPTLALPRGSNDGSFSVSSWCLVRLGGARYYKPTKGLLQSGFSSKERYLLRWIVSVHKGQVRNDIRSNTITSSARSGMNPQTPPIVTGEVKSAITQVTAQIKYAKLENSGKQAEVEPVSNLGINFGKGLPNFTMKKPFSEVVAGTTSKDTEFPALQQTRPPKPGGRKDEQRQMNIVDQTNGRGHVAVSQGSVAETESAKASRNKSSENADGKPFLQIGSNIVPVIAGNETRETSQPVQQFVVYIGFEHECPYGHRFLLSEKHMKEIESSCLQYQRPHLNKEAEVKHAQKLLQNASGLIASAVDINSARKNSKPLESSGRNSQQQSLQLRIDAETSQPSPRLSDPQNAKRWEHYFRSVTIDDGGEAFSLMNRNLPIYMRCPHCKVSERKEHQDVKFAGVVSQLQRIFIVTPDFPVLLASCPLVQFEGSCLPSNVSDHDREGSFSIGCRVILPPESFLTMRLPFVYGVETKEGSKFPLKYFERQPELTAWLVAGTALQIVSVGDVTEKETVMK, from the exons ATGGAGCCGCCTTCGCCTCCGGCGACCCACTCCGCGGCCGTCCGTGTCCTCTCCCGCACTCCTCCGCCGACCTCCCCGAACCCCTCCTCCACGGGCCCGGCGGCCCCGTCGCCCGCCTCCCGCGACGGGGTCGTCGCCGTCGGCTTCGTGGGCGCCGCGGGGACCGCCCGCCTCGCGGACCGGATCCTCGACGCCCACGTCTTCTCTCCCGGTGGCTCGGCGGGGAGCCTCGCGGGAAGGGTAAGGTACCACCGCGACGCCGGCAAGAGGATGGTGTTCCTTCACctcacgccgccgccgcccgcgccGCTCGAGGCGGTGGCAGGATGCTGCGATGACGGCGAACTACCGGAGATGCTCTTCATGTTCTCT GTCTGCCACGTAATTATATTTCTGCAACAAGGCTTCAGATTTAACACACAAACCTTAAAGAAGTTCCGACTGCTGCAATCTTCAAAGCATGCTCTCGCTCCATTTGTCAAGCCATTGGTGGCAGCTGCAATGCCTGCCAGAACTGTTGCCTCTGACACCCCAACAAGAGCAACCCACAGGGCTTCTTCCGTCTCCCCTCCAACACGCCGAGGAGGTCACGCTGGGCGTCAGTCCTCGGCTATCTCACTTATGTCTGGAACCAGTTCAACTCCTTCTGTCTTGCCAGGCCAATGCATTCCTGTATTGCTCTTTGTCTTTGAGGATGATGCGGTTGATGTTTCAAGTGCTGCAGCAAGTCCCGATGATATAGGTGATGCATCTTCATCAAATCAGGGTTCTACCCCTGATGGACTACCAAAACAGAGCTTAGCTTCAAAAAGTTCTGGTTCAGTAATTATGCTTTCCCGGGCAGCAAACAAATCTGAGGGCAGTTCAGGCAAAAAACTGCATTCGTCACTGGAGGGACAGATCCGTGTCTTGATCAAGAAGTGCAGGGTGCTTGCAGGCATGGAGCCTGGACATATTGGCCCAAGGGGCGTAAGTAACATGAGTCATCATTTACCCCTGTTCTCACTCGATACCTCGAGGGTAGTTGCACTGTTGGAACGGTATATTAATAAGAAACAGGAACCACTGGACACCATTGCAGGACTATTTGAAGATTCTTTGTGCTCCAAATCGCCATTGGATATTCTTTCGCTCGAAAACAACTACCATCCAACAAACCATGATGACTTTCAGTTGATCAAGGATTTTATATTTCGGCAGTCTGATGCGCTGAGAGGGAAAGGGGGATATTCAAGCAATGCAAGTGCCGGGTCTGTTGCAGGTGTTGgcatggtggctgctgctgctgcagcagCTGCAGCATCAGCTGCATCTGGGAAACCAGTTAATGCACCTGACCTCCCTACTTTTGATAAATGGTTGTCCATAAGTACCTCTATTCTAACTGCACTGTTGAGTGGAAGAAATGTGCTGAGATGTCAGTCTGAAAGCAAGACTCATACAAGTCCTACTGAGAAGAATGGCCAACTTCCTGTAGGATCTAATGCTATTGAGATCGCATTATCGTGCTTGGAAAGTAACAATGGGCTGAACATGAAATTTTCTTCATCATGGTGTCAAAGGGTGCTTCCAGCTGCTAAGGAGATATACCTGAAAGGTTTGCCTGCCTTTTACCCCACAAGAATGCATGAAGTGCAGCTACAGAAGGCATTGCGGTCCTTTGGCTCAATGGTTAAAGGACCAGCAGTCAGGGTATTCTCAAAGAAGCTAGAAGATGAGTGCCGGGCAATATGGGAATCTGGAAGGCAGCAATGTGACGCTGTTAGCCTAACTGGCAGACCATGTAAGCACCGCAGGCATGGCGATTTCTTTTCATCAGATGCAATGGAGCAACATTCTAGTGGATATGTCTTCCTCCATGCATGTTCCTGTGGCCGGTCACGCCGCCTTAGAGATGATCCTTTTGACTTTCAGACAGCCAACGTGtcttttaattgtttccaaaattgCGATGACCTATTACCTACCCTTGCGCTTCCAAGAGGCAGCAATGATGGTTCATTTTCAGTATCCTCTTGGTGCTTGGTGCGTCTTGGAGGAGCAAGGTACTACAAGCCAACAAAAGGACTCCTTCAAAGTGGATTTAGCTCCAAGGAGAGGTATCTTCTAAGGTGGATTGTATCTGTTCATAAGGGGCAAGTGAGAAATGACATTCGTTCTAATACTATTACTTCATCCGCAAGATCTGGTATGAACCCGCAGACTCCCCCAATAGTCACTGGTGAAGTAAAATCTGCCATAACCCAAGTCACAGCACAAATTAAATATGCAAAGCTTGAAAATTCTGGAAAACAAGCTGAAGTTGAACCAGTGAGCAACTTAGGCATTAATTTTGGTAAAGGTCTGCCAAATTTTACTATGAAAAAGCCCTTTTCTGAAGTTGTTGCTGGCACCACATCAAAAGATACCGAGTTTCCTGCTCTTCAGCAGACAAGGCCACCAAAACCTGGTGGTCGAAAAGATGAGCAGCGTCAAATGAATATAGTAGACCAGACTAATGGCCGAGGTCATGTGGCTGTCAGCCAAGGGTCTGTAGCTGAAACTGAATCGGCAAAAGCAAGCAGAAACAAGAGTAGTGAAAATGCTGATGGGAAGCCCTTTTTACAGATAGGGAGCAATATAGTACCAGTGATTGCTGGAAATGAGACTAGAGAAACTAGTCAGCCAGTACAACAGTTTGTTGTGTATATTGGATTTGAGCATGAGTGTCCCTATGGTCATCGCTTCTTACTGTCAGAGAAACATATGAAGGAGATCGAGTCTTCCTGTTTGCAGTATCAAAGACCTCATCTAAACAAAGAAGCAGAAGTCAAGCATGCACAAaagttgctccaaaatgcatctggTTTAATAGCATCTGCAGTGGACATAAACAGTGCACGGAAAAACAGTAAGCCATTGGAATCATCAGGGAGAAACAGCCAGCAGCAATCACTGCAGCTGAGGATTGATGCAGAGACCTCACAGCCTTCTCCTCGGCTTTCAGATCCACAGAATGCCAAAAGGTGGGAGCATTATTTTCGAAGCGTTACAATTGATGATGGTGGAGAAGCATTTTCACTGATGAACAGAAACTTGCCAATATATATGCGCTGTCCACATTGCAAGGTCTCAGAAAGGAAGGAACATCAAGATGTAAAGTTTGCTGGTGTTGTGTCTCAACTTCAGCGGATTTTCATT GTGACACCTGATTTCCCTGTTCTGTTGGCAAGCTGCCCACTTGTACAGTTTGAG GGGTCATGTTTGCCATCAAATGTCTCTGATCATGATCGAGAAGGATCATTCAGTATTGGGTGCCGAGTTATCCTCCCACCTGAGAGCTTTCTTACTATGAGGCTTCCCTTTGTCTATGGTGTTGAGACAAAGGAGGGAAGTAAATTTCCCCTCAAATACTTTGAGCGACAACCAGAACTCACAGCATGGCTTGTTGCAGGCACAGCCCTGCAAATCGTGTCGGTAGGGGATGTCACTGAGAAAGAAACCGTTATGAAGTGA
- the LOC103654098 gene encoding uncharacterized protein isoform X2: protein MEPPSPPATHSAAVRVLSRTPPPTSPNPSSTGPAAPSPASRDGVVAVGFVGAAGTARLADRILDAHVFSPGGSAGSLAGRVRYHRDAGKRMVFLHLTPPPPAPLEAVAGCCDDGELPEMLFMFSVCHVIIFLQQGFRFNTQTLKKFRLLQSSKHALAPFVKPLVAAAMPARTVASDTPTRATHRASSVSPPTRRGGHAGRQSSAISLMSGTSSTPSVLPGQCIPVLLFVFEDDAVDVSSAAASPDDIGDASSSNQGSTPDGLPKQSLASKSSGSVIMLSRAANKSEGSSGKKLHSSLEGQIRVLIKKCRVLAGMEPGHIGPRGVSNMSHHLPLFSLDTSRVVALLERYINKKQEPLDTIAGLFEDSLCSKSPLDILSLENNYHPTNHDDFQLIKDFIFRQSDALRGKGGYSSNASAGSVAGVGMVAAAAAAAAASAASGKPVNAPDLPTFDKWLSISTSILTALLSGRNVLRCQSESKTHTSPTEKNGQLPVGSNAIEIALSCLESNNGLNMKFSSSWCQRVLPAAKEIYLKGLPAFYPTRMHEVQLQKALRSFGSMVKGPAVRVFSKKLEDECRAIWESGRQQCDAVSLTGRPCKHRRHGDFFSSDAMEQHSSGYVFLHACSCGRSRRLRDDPFDFQTANVSFNCFQNCDDLLPTLALPRGSNDGSFSVSSWCLVRLGGARYYKPTKGLLQSGFSSKERYLLRWIVSVHKGQVRNDIRSNTITSSARSGMNPQTPPIVTGEVKSAITQVTAQIKYAKLENSGKQAEVEPVSNLGINFGKGLPNFTMKKPFSEVVAGTTSKDTEFPALQQTRPPKPGGRKDEQRQMNIVDQTNGRGHVAVSQGSVAETESAKASRNKSSENADGKPFLQIGSNIVPVIAGNETRETSQPVQQFVVYIGFEHECPYGHRFLLSEKHMKEIESSCLQYQRPHLNKEAEVKHAQKLLQNASGLIASAVDINSARKNSKPLESSGRNSQQQSLQLRIDAETSQPSPRLSDPQNAKRKEGTSRCKVCWCCVSTSADFHCDT from the exons ATGGAGCCGCCTTCGCCTCCGGCGACCCACTCCGCGGCCGTCCGTGTCCTCTCCCGCACTCCTCCGCCGACCTCCCCGAACCCCTCCTCCACGGGCCCGGCGGCCCCGTCGCCCGCCTCCCGCGACGGGGTCGTCGCCGTCGGCTTCGTGGGCGCCGCGGGGACCGCCCGCCTCGCGGACCGGATCCTCGACGCCCACGTCTTCTCTCCCGGTGGCTCGGCGGGGAGCCTCGCGGGAAGGGTAAGGTACCACCGCGACGCCGGCAAGAGGATGGTGTTCCTTCACctcacgccgccgccgcccgcgccGCTCGAGGCGGTGGCAGGATGCTGCGATGACGGCGAACTACCGGAGATGCTCTTCATGTTCTCT GTCTGCCACGTAATTATATTTCTGCAACAAGGCTTCAGATTTAACACACAAACCTTAAAGAAGTTCCGACTGCTGCAATCTTCAAAGCATGCTCTCGCTCCATTTGTCAAGCCATTGGTGGCAGCTGCAATGCCTGCCAGAACTGTTGCCTCTGACACCCCAACAAGAGCAACCCACAGGGCTTCTTCCGTCTCCCCTCCAACACGCCGAGGAGGTCACGCTGGGCGTCAGTCCTCGGCTATCTCACTTATGTCTGGAACCAGTTCAACTCCTTCTGTCTTGCCAGGCCAATGCATTCCTGTATTGCTCTTTGTCTTTGAGGATGATGCGGTTGATGTTTCAAGTGCTGCAGCAAGTCCCGATGATATAGGTGATGCATCTTCATCAAATCAGGGTTCTACCCCTGATGGACTACCAAAACAGAGCTTAGCTTCAAAAAGTTCTGGTTCAGTAATTATGCTTTCCCGGGCAGCAAACAAATCTGAGGGCAGTTCAGGCAAAAAACTGCATTCGTCACTGGAGGGACAGATCCGTGTCTTGATCAAGAAGTGCAGGGTGCTTGCAGGCATGGAGCCTGGACATATTGGCCCAAGGGGCGTAAGTAACATGAGTCATCATTTACCCCTGTTCTCACTCGATACCTCGAGGGTAGTTGCACTGTTGGAACGGTATATTAATAAGAAACAGGAACCACTGGACACCATTGCAGGACTATTTGAAGATTCTTTGTGCTCCAAATCGCCATTGGATATTCTTTCGCTCGAAAACAACTACCATCCAACAAACCATGATGACTTTCAGTTGATCAAGGATTTTATATTTCGGCAGTCTGATGCGCTGAGAGGGAAAGGGGGATATTCAAGCAATGCAAGTGCCGGGTCTGTTGCAGGTGTTGgcatggtggctgctgctgctgcagcagCTGCAGCATCAGCTGCATCTGGGAAACCAGTTAATGCACCTGACCTCCCTACTTTTGATAAATGGTTGTCCATAAGTACCTCTATTCTAACTGCACTGTTGAGTGGAAGAAATGTGCTGAGATGTCAGTCTGAAAGCAAGACTCATACAAGTCCTACTGAGAAGAATGGCCAACTTCCTGTAGGATCTAATGCTATTGAGATCGCATTATCGTGCTTGGAAAGTAACAATGGGCTGAACATGAAATTTTCTTCATCATGGTGTCAAAGGGTGCTTCCAGCTGCTAAGGAGATATACCTGAAAGGTTTGCCTGCCTTTTACCCCACAAGAATGCATGAAGTGCAGCTACAGAAGGCATTGCGGTCCTTTGGCTCAATGGTTAAAGGACCAGCAGTCAGGGTATTCTCAAAGAAGCTAGAAGATGAGTGCCGGGCAATATGGGAATCTGGAAGGCAGCAATGTGACGCTGTTAGCCTAACTGGCAGACCATGTAAGCACCGCAGGCATGGCGATTTCTTTTCATCAGATGCAATGGAGCAACATTCTAGTGGATATGTCTTCCTCCATGCATGTTCCTGTGGCCGGTCACGCCGCCTTAGAGATGATCCTTTTGACTTTCAGACAGCCAACGTGtcttttaattgtttccaaaattgCGATGACCTATTACCTACCCTTGCGCTTCCAAGAGGCAGCAATGATGGTTCATTTTCAGTATCCTCTTGGTGCTTGGTGCGTCTTGGAGGAGCAAGGTACTACAAGCCAACAAAAGGACTCCTTCAAAGTGGATTTAGCTCCAAGGAGAGGTATCTTCTAAGGTGGATTGTATCTGTTCATAAGGGGCAAGTGAGAAATGACATTCGTTCTAATACTATTACTTCATCCGCAAGATCTGGTATGAACCCGCAGACTCCCCCAATAGTCACTGGTGAAGTAAAATCTGCCATAACCCAAGTCACAGCACAAATTAAATATGCAAAGCTTGAAAATTCTGGAAAACAAGCTGAAGTTGAACCAGTGAGCAACTTAGGCATTAATTTTGGTAAAGGTCTGCCAAATTTTACTATGAAAAAGCCCTTTTCTGAAGTTGTTGCTGGCACCACATCAAAAGATACCGAGTTTCCTGCTCTTCAGCAGACAAGGCCACCAAAACCTGGTGGTCGAAAAGATGAGCAGCGTCAAATGAATATAGTAGACCAGACTAATGGCCGAGGTCATGTGGCTGTCAGCCAAGGGTCTGTAGCTGAAACTGAATCGGCAAAAGCAAGCAGAAACAAGAGTAGTGAAAATGCTGATGGGAAGCCCTTTTTACAGATAGGGAGCAATATAGTACCAGTGATTGCTGGAAATGAGACTAGAGAAACTAGTCAGCCAGTACAACAGTTTGTTGTGTATATTGGATTTGAGCATGAGTGTCCCTATGGTCATCGCTTCTTACTGTCAGAGAAACATATGAAGGAGATCGAGTCTTCCTGTTTGCAGTATCAAAGACCTCATCTAAACAAAGAAGCAGAAGTCAAGCATGCACAAaagttgctccaaaatgcatctggTTTAATAGCATCTGCAGTGGACATAAACAGTGCACGGAAAAACAGTAAGCCATTGGAATCATCAGGGAGAAACAGCCAGCAGCAATCACTGCAGCTGAGGATTGATGCAGAGACCTCACAGCCTTCTCCTCGGCTTTCAGATCCACAGAATGCCAAAAG AAAGGAAGGAACATCAAGATGTAAAGTTTGCTGGTGTTGTGTCTCAACTTCAGCGGATTTTCATT GTGACACCTGA
- the LOC103654098 gene encoding uncharacterized protein isoform X3 produces the protein MEPPSPPATHSAAVRVLSRTPPPTSPNPSSTGPAAPSPASRDGVVAVGFVGAAGTARLADRILDAHVFSPGGSAGSLAGRVRYHRDAGKRMVFLHLTPPPPAPLEAVAGCCDDGELPEMLFMFSVCHVIIFLQQGFRFNTQTLKKFRLLQSSKHALAPFVKPLVAAAMPARTVASDTPTRATHRASSVSPPTRRGGHAGRQSSAISLMSGTSSTPSVLPGQCIPVLLFVFEDDAVDVSSAAASPDDIGDASSSNQGSTPDGLPKQSLASKSSGSVIMLSRAANKSEGSSGKKLHSSLEGQIRVLIKKCRVLAGMEPGHIGPRGVSNMSHHLPLFSLDTSRVVALLERYINKKQEPLDTIAGLFEDSLCSKSPLDILSLENNYHPTNHDDFQLIKDFIFRQSDALRGKGGYSSNASAGSVAGVGMVAAAAAAAAASAASGKPVNAPDLPTFDKWLSISTSILTALLSGRNVLRCQSESKTHTSPTEKNGQLPVGSNAIEIALSCLESNNGLNMKFSSSWCQRVLPAAKEIYLKGLPAFYPTRMHEVQLQKALRSFGSMVKGPAVRVFSKKLEDECRAIWESGRQQCDAVSLTGRPCKHRRHGDFFSSDAMEQHSSGYVFLHACSCGRSRRLRDDPFDFQTANVSFNCFQNCDDLLPTLALPRGSNDGSFSVSSWCLVRLGGARYYKPTKGLLQSGFSSKERYLLRWIVSVHKGQVRNDIRSNTITSSARSGMNPQTPPIVTGEVKSAITQVTAQIKYAKLENSGKQAEVEPVSNLGINFGKGLPNFTMKKPFSEVVAGTTSKDTEFPALQQTRPPKPGGRKDEQRQMNIVDQTNGRGHVAVSQGSVAETESAKASRNKSSENADGKPFLQIGSNIVPVIAGNETRETSQPVQQFVVYIGFEHECPYGHRFLLSEKHMKEIESSCLQYQRPHLNKEAEVKHAQKLLQNASGLIASAVDINSARKNSKPLESSGRNSQQQSLQLRIDAETSQPSPRLSDPQNAKRSQKGRNIKM, from the exons ATGGAGCCGCCTTCGCCTCCGGCGACCCACTCCGCGGCCGTCCGTGTCCTCTCCCGCACTCCTCCGCCGACCTCCCCGAACCCCTCCTCCACGGGCCCGGCGGCCCCGTCGCCCGCCTCCCGCGACGGGGTCGTCGCCGTCGGCTTCGTGGGCGCCGCGGGGACCGCCCGCCTCGCGGACCGGATCCTCGACGCCCACGTCTTCTCTCCCGGTGGCTCGGCGGGGAGCCTCGCGGGAAGGGTAAGGTACCACCGCGACGCCGGCAAGAGGATGGTGTTCCTTCACctcacgccgccgccgcccgcgccGCTCGAGGCGGTGGCAGGATGCTGCGATGACGGCGAACTACCGGAGATGCTCTTCATGTTCTCT GTCTGCCACGTAATTATATTTCTGCAACAAGGCTTCAGATTTAACACACAAACCTTAAAGAAGTTCCGACTGCTGCAATCTTCAAAGCATGCTCTCGCTCCATTTGTCAAGCCATTGGTGGCAGCTGCAATGCCTGCCAGAACTGTTGCCTCTGACACCCCAACAAGAGCAACCCACAGGGCTTCTTCCGTCTCCCCTCCAACACGCCGAGGAGGTCACGCTGGGCGTCAGTCCTCGGCTATCTCACTTATGTCTGGAACCAGTTCAACTCCTTCTGTCTTGCCAGGCCAATGCATTCCTGTATTGCTCTTTGTCTTTGAGGATGATGCGGTTGATGTTTCAAGTGCTGCAGCAAGTCCCGATGATATAGGTGATGCATCTTCATCAAATCAGGGTTCTACCCCTGATGGACTACCAAAACAGAGCTTAGCTTCAAAAAGTTCTGGTTCAGTAATTATGCTTTCCCGGGCAGCAAACAAATCTGAGGGCAGTTCAGGCAAAAAACTGCATTCGTCACTGGAGGGACAGATCCGTGTCTTGATCAAGAAGTGCAGGGTGCTTGCAGGCATGGAGCCTGGACATATTGGCCCAAGGGGCGTAAGTAACATGAGTCATCATTTACCCCTGTTCTCACTCGATACCTCGAGGGTAGTTGCACTGTTGGAACGGTATATTAATAAGAAACAGGAACCACTGGACACCATTGCAGGACTATTTGAAGATTCTTTGTGCTCCAAATCGCCATTGGATATTCTTTCGCTCGAAAACAACTACCATCCAACAAACCATGATGACTTTCAGTTGATCAAGGATTTTATATTTCGGCAGTCTGATGCGCTGAGAGGGAAAGGGGGATATTCAAGCAATGCAAGTGCCGGGTCTGTTGCAGGTGTTGgcatggtggctgctgctgctgcagcagCTGCAGCATCAGCTGCATCTGGGAAACCAGTTAATGCACCTGACCTCCCTACTTTTGATAAATGGTTGTCCATAAGTACCTCTATTCTAACTGCACTGTTGAGTGGAAGAAATGTGCTGAGATGTCAGTCTGAAAGCAAGACTCATACAAGTCCTACTGAGAAGAATGGCCAACTTCCTGTAGGATCTAATGCTATTGAGATCGCATTATCGTGCTTGGAAAGTAACAATGGGCTGAACATGAAATTTTCTTCATCATGGTGTCAAAGGGTGCTTCCAGCTGCTAAGGAGATATACCTGAAAGGTTTGCCTGCCTTTTACCCCACAAGAATGCATGAAGTGCAGCTACAGAAGGCATTGCGGTCCTTTGGCTCAATGGTTAAAGGACCAGCAGTCAGGGTATTCTCAAAGAAGCTAGAAGATGAGTGCCGGGCAATATGGGAATCTGGAAGGCAGCAATGTGACGCTGTTAGCCTAACTGGCAGACCATGTAAGCACCGCAGGCATGGCGATTTCTTTTCATCAGATGCAATGGAGCAACATTCTAGTGGATATGTCTTCCTCCATGCATGTTCCTGTGGCCGGTCACGCCGCCTTAGAGATGATCCTTTTGACTTTCAGACAGCCAACGTGtcttttaattgtttccaaaattgCGATGACCTATTACCTACCCTTGCGCTTCCAAGAGGCAGCAATGATGGTTCATTTTCAGTATCCTCTTGGTGCTTGGTGCGTCTTGGAGGAGCAAGGTACTACAAGCCAACAAAAGGACTCCTTCAAAGTGGATTTAGCTCCAAGGAGAGGTATCTTCTAAGGTGGATTGTATCTGTTCATAAGGGGCAAGTGAGAAATGACATTCGTTCTAATACTATTACTTCATCCGCAAGATCTGGTATGAACCCGCAGACTCCCCCAATAGTCACTGGTGAAGTAAAATCTGCCATAACCCAAGTCACAGCACAAATTAAATATGCAAAGCTTGAAAATTCTGGAAAACAAGCTGAAGTTGAACCAGTGAGCAACTTAGGCATTAATTTTGGTAAAGGTCTGCCAAATTTTACTATGAAAAAGCCCTTTTCTGAAGTTGTTGCTGGCACCACATCAAAAGATACCGAGTTTCCTGCTCTTCAGCAGACAAGGCCACCAAAACCTGGTGGTCGAAAAGATGAGCAGCGTCAAATGAATATAGTAGACCAGACTAATGGCCGAGGTCATGTGGCTGTCAGCCAAGGGTCTGTAGCTGAAACTGAATCGGCAAAAGCAAGCAGAAACAAGAGTAGTGAAAATGCTGATGGGAAGCCCTTTTTACAGATAGGGAGCAATATAGTACCAGTGATTGCTGGAAATGAGACTAGAGAAACTAGTCAGCCAGTACAACAGTTTGTTGTGTATATTGGATTTGAGCATGAGTGTCCCTATGGTCATCGCTTCTTACTGTCAGAGAAACATATGAAGGAGATCGAGTCTTCCTGTTTGCAGTATCAAAGACCTCATCTAAACAAAGAAGCAGAAGTCAAGCATGCACAAaagttgctccaaaatgcatctggTTTAATAGCATCTGCAGTGGACATAAACAGTGCACGGAAAAACAGTAAGCCATTGGAATCATCAGGGAGAAACAGCCAGCAGCAATCACTGCAGCTGAGGATTGATGCAGAGACCTCACAGCCTTCTCCTCGGCTTTCAGATCCACAGAATGCCAAAAG GTCTCAGAAAGGAAGGAACATCAAGATGTAA
- the LOC100273667 gene encoding Probable xyloglucan endotransglucosylase/hydrolase protein 32-like precursor, with translation MAAAPPARHRHRHRHALLIFVVVTAAAAGADAQHPPLPGFYPSKRYRARPFSRDFRTLWGAQHQSVSGGGGGGGVTIWLDSTSGSGFKSRRAFRSGYFGASVKLQAGYTAGVITAFYLSNADAHPGFHDEVDMEFLGTTPGQPYTLQTNVYVLGSGDGGPGRVVGREVKFRLDWFDPTADFHHYAILWSPTHIIFYVDDVPIRRYPRRSETFPRRPMWVYGSIWDASSWATDDGRYKADYRYSPFVARFSGLLLRACSPRAPPRCRAPSGGPTGGGGDALSPQQEAAMRWVQRNHMVYNYCLDPKRDHSLTPECIIHHAAAGDTYY, from the exons ATGGCCGCCGCTCCTCCTGCCCGGCACCGGCACCGGCACCGGCACGCGCTGCTTATTTTTGTTGTTGTTACTGCAGCTGCAGCAGGAGCAGACGCGCAGCATCCGCCGTTGCCGGGGTTCTACCCGAGCAAGCGTTACCGCGCGCGTCCCTTCTCCCGCGACTTCCGCACCCTGTGGGGCGCGCAGCACCAGTCGGtgtccggcggcggcggcggcggcggcgtgaccATCTGGCTGGACTCGACGTCCGGGAGCGGGTTCAAGTCGCGGCGGGCGTTCCGGTCGGGCTACTTCGGCGCGTCGGTGAAGCTGCAGGCCGGGTACACGGCCGGGGTCATCACGGCCTTCTACCTGTCGAACGCGGACGCGCACCCGGGGTTCCACGACGAGGTGGACATGGAGTTCCTGGGCACCACGCCGGGGCAGCCGTACACGCTGCAGACCAACGTGTacgtcctcggctccggcgacggcGGGCCTGGCAGGGTCGTCGGGCGGGAGGTCAAGTTCCGCCTGGACTGGTTCGACCCCACCGCCGACTTCCACCACTACGCCATCCTCTGGAGCCCCACGCACATCAT CTTCTACGTGGACGACGTGCCGATCCGGCGGTATCCGCGGCGGAGCGAGACGTTCCCGCGGCGGCCGATGTGGGTGTACGGCTCCATCTGGGACGCCTCCTCCTGGGCCACCGACGACGGCAGGTACAAGGCCGACTACCGCTACAGCCCCTTCGTAGCGCGCTTCTCGGGGCTGCTCCTCCGCGCCTGCTCGCCGCGCGCCCCGCCAAGGTGCCGCGCGCCAAGCGGCGGCccgaccggcggcggcggcgatgcgctcagcccgcagcaggaggCCGCCATGCGGTGGGTGCAGCGCAATCACATGGTCTACAACTACTGCCTCGACCCCAAGCGAGACCACAGCCTCACCCCAGAGTGCATTATTCACCACGCAGCAGCTGGCGATACCTACTACTAG